In a single window of the Mesoplodon densirostris isolate mMesDen1 chromosome 16, mMesDen1 primary haplotype, whole genome shotgun sequence genome:
- the TTI1 gene encoding TELO2-interacting protein 1 homolog, with protein MAVFDTPEEAFGVLRPICVQLTKTQTVENVERLQAQLQVVSDSALQELQQYILFPLRFTLKTLGPKRERLIQSVVECITLVLSSTCVKEQELLQELFSELSACLYSPNSQKPAAVSEELKLAVIQGLSALMHSAYGDIILTIYEPSILPRLGFAVSLLLGLAEQEKSKQIKMAALKCLQVLLFQCECQDHPRSLDELEQKQLGDLFASFLPGLSTTLTRVITGDFKQGHSIVMSSLKVFYKTVSFIMADEQLRRVSEVRAKPAVEHRVAELLVHREASWVKNTGDRLTVLIKKIIECVSVHPHWKVRLELIDFVEALLLKCSQSLVESAGPLLKALVSLVNDESPDVQAQCNKILRCFADEKVVVGSRAFADILSENLHSLATSLPRLMNSQDDQGRFSTLSLLLGYLKLLGPKVNFVLNSVAHLQRLSKALIQVLELDVTDIKIVEERHWNSEHLSTSPETSASRPWAQMQRRYFRFFTDERVFLLLRQVCQLLGFYGNLYLLVDSFMELYHESVVYRKQAAMILNELVVGASGLGVENLHEKHIKTNPEELREIVTSILEEYTSQENWYLVTCLEAEEVGEELMMMQSGIQALTSGAHTYQATSSPTFSKPSPTICSMNSNIWQICIQLEGIGHFAHALGKDFRLLLMSALYPVLEKAGDQTLLISQAAISTMMDICQACGYDSLQQLINENSDYLVNGISLNLRHLSLHPHTPKVLEVMLQNSDASLLPLVADVVQDVLATLDQFYDKRTTSFVSVLHALLAALAQWFPDTGHLGQLQEQSVGKEGSHLSQRPASLEKGRENTTTAEDIERFVLNYLKEKDVADGNVSDFDNEKEEQSDPPEVDEKDTDPSVQPPLPVQIQIATDVMERCIHLMSDKNLKIRLKVLDVLDLCVVVLQSHKNQLLPLAHRAWPSLVHRLTNDDPLAVLRAFKVLRTLGGKCGDFLRNRFCKDVLPKLAGSLVSQAPISARAGPVYFHSLAFKLQLAILQGLGPLCERLDLGEGDLNKVADACLIYLSAKQPVKLQEAARSLFLYLMKVDPDSTWLLLNELYCPQEFTPPHPSLHPVQLRGATGQQNPYAANVLRLLQELQ; from the exons ATGGCGGTTTTTGATACTCCAGAGGAGGCCTTTGGCGTCTTGCGTCCCAtctgtgttcagctcacaaagaccCAGACAGTGGAGAATGTGGAGCGTCTGCAGGCACAGTTACAAGTCGTGAGTGACTCTGCCCTTCAGGAACTTCAGCAGTACATCCTCTTCCCTTTGCGATTTACCCTGAAGACCCTGGGCCCCAAAAGAGAGCGCTTGATCCAGAGTGTGGTGGAATGCATCACCCTTGTCCTCTCTTCAACGTGTGTGAAGGAACAAGAACTTCTCCAGGAACTCTTTTCAGAACTCTCTGCTTGCCTGTATTCACCCAACTCCCAGAAACCTGCAGCTGTGTCAGAGGAGTTGAAATTGGCTGTGATCCAGGGCCTCAGTGCATTAATGCACTCGGCTTATGGGGACATCATTCTGACTATTTATGAGCCCTCCATTCTGCCTCGCTTAGGATTTGCTGTATCTTTATTGTTAGGCCTAGCAGAACAGGAGaaatcaaaacaaattaaaatggcTGCCTTAAAATGTTTACAGGTTCTACTCTTTCAATGTGAGTGTCAAGACCATCCAAGGTCCTTGGATGAACTTGAGCAAAAGCAGCTGGGGgatttgtttgcttcttttttaccTGGCCTCTCAACTACACTGACCAGGGTCATCACAGGAGACTTTAAACAAGGGCACAGCATTGTCATGTCTTCCCTAAAGGTCTTTTACAAGACAGTGAGCTTCATTATGGCTGATGAACAGCTCAGAAGGGTCTCAGAGGTCCGAGCAAagcctgctgtggagcacagagtAGCGGAGCTGTTGGTTCACAGGGAAGCCAGTTGGGTAAAAAATACCGGCGACAGGTTGACTGTCcttattaaaaagataattgagTGCGTTTCAGTTCACCCACACTGGAAGGTGAGGCTGGAACTGATAGACTTTGTCGAGGCCCTTCTCTTGAAGTGCAGTCAGTCACTGGTCGAATCAGCTGGTCCCCTTCTGAAGGCTCTGGTGAGTCTGGTAAATGATGAGAGTCCTGACGTCCAAGCCCAGTGCAATAAAATTCTGAGatgttttgcagatgagaaagtcgtggtgggcagcagagcctttgcTGACATCTTGTCAGAAAACCTGCACTCCCTTGCCACGTCCCTTCCCCGCCTGATGAACTCCCAAGATGATCAGGGCAGATTCTCTACTCTCTCCTTGTTACTCGGGTACCTGAAACTCTTGGGCCCCAAAGTGAACTTTGTCCTCAACTCTGTGGCCCATCTCCAGCGCCTTTCCAAAGCGCTTATCCAAGTTCTGGAATTAGACGTGACCGACATCAAAATCGTTGAAGAGCGGCATTGGAACTCTGAGCATCTGAGCACTTCTCCAGAGACTTCAGCCTCGCGGCCATGGGCTCAAATGCAGAGGAGATATTTCCGCTTCTTCACTGACGAGAGGGTTTTCCTGCTCTTGAGGCAGGTTTGTCAGCTTCTTGGTTTCTATGGGAACCTCTACTTGCTCGTGGATTCCTTTATGGAACTGTACCACGAGTCTGTGGTTTACCGGAAGCAGGCCGCCATGATCCTTAATGAACTGGTTGTAGGGGCTTCTGGGTTAGGGGTAGAGAATCTTCATGAAAAACACATTAAAACAAACCCAGAGGAACTGAGGGAGATCGTGACATCAATACTTGAAGAATACACAAGCCAAGAAAACTGGTATTTGGTCACTTGCCTGGAAGCTGAAGAAGTGGGAGAGGAGCTGATGATGATGCAGTCAGGCATTCAGGCCCTCACATCTGGTGCACACACCTACCAGGCTACCTCTTCTCCCACCTTCTCAAAGCCAAGTCCCACGATCTGCTCCATGAACAGTAACATCTGGCAAATATGCATCCAGTTGGAAGGGATTGGCCACTTTGCACACGCACTAGGGAAAGACTTCCGTTTGCTCTTGATGTCAGCCCTCTATCCAGTCCTGGAGAAAGCTGGAGACCAAACCCTGCTTATCAGTCAGGCGGCCATCAGTACCATGATGGACATTTGCCAGGCTTGTGGCTACGACTCCCTGCAGCAGCTGATCAATGAGAATTCAGACTATTTGGTAAATGGGATCTCTTTAAATCTGCGTCATCTATCTCTCCACCCGCATACCCCGAAGGTCTTGGAAGTCATGCTACAGAACTCAGATGCTAGCCTGCTCCCGTTGGTGGCAGATGTGGTTCAAGATGTCTTGGCTACCCTGGACCAATTTTATGATAAGAGAACAACTTCCTTTGTCAGTGTACTGCATGCCCTGCTGGCAGCATTAG CCCAGTGGTTCCCAGACACAGGTCATCTCGGGCAACTCCAAGAGCAAAGTGTAGGGAAAGAGGGAAGTCATTTGAGCCAAAGACCAGCAAGTCTTGAGAAAGGACGTGAGAATACCACAACAGCCGAAGACATTGAACGGTTTGTGCTGAACTACCTCAAGGAAAAGGATGTAGCAGATGGAAATGTCTCGGATTTTGATAATGAAAAAG AGGAGCAGTCAGACCCTCCTGAAGTGGATGAGAAGGACACTGATCCCAGTGTGCAGCCACCACTGCCAGTGCAGATCCAAATAGCCACGGACGTGATGGAGCGCTGCATCCACTTGATGTCAGACAAAAATCTGAAAATCCGCTTGAAG GTTTTGGATGTGCTGGATCTGTGTGTGGTTGTTCTGCAGTCCCACAAGAACCAGCTCCTTCCCTTGGCTCATCGGGCGTGGCCCTCGCTCGTGCACCGACTCACAAATGATGACCCCCTGGCAGTGCTCAGAGCCTTCAAG GTTTTGCGTACCCTGGGAGGCAAGTGTGGCGATTTTCTAAGGAACCGGTTCTGCAAAGACGTCCTGCCAAAGCTGGCTGGCTCTTTAGTCAGCCAGGCTCCCATCAGTGCCAGGGCTGGACCAGTTTACTTCCACTCGCTGGCCTTCAAGTTACAGCTGGCCATCTTGCAGGGCCTGGGCCCCCTCTGTGAGAGACTGGACCTAG GTGAGGGTGACCTGAATAAAGTAGCTGATGCCTGCTTGATTTACCTCAGTGCCAAACAGCCCGTGAAATTACAAGAGGCTGCCAGGAG